The following are from one region of the Prochlorococcus marinus str. SB genome:
- a CDS encoding CPBP family intramembrane glutamic endopeptidase — protein MIFKNSSKSKLTLAFISIVITFFVWLQGFRDSLNRPSVSFDISQKEQEIAELSVQSIPVNLKKFFIINDPVDQINKSLSDVSFEELTERNKLIRIITSESNDSLTYKNISKDFKDKNFKSLIYEIEKKSNNNSYKANSDKFDLFKGDRFLYHLLSRKFDFDDSALITKSFSRKMFFKILAIRLIPLLTIFIGSILALKILWKTIYFKKFGWKEIKSLDLELIDMVLLIAGGFVVLGEVVSPLFSISLVELFSKNISNELSQSLKIFFGYLFMAIPPLWIVFYQIKSLNGEFTFKKDYLQFNFLPIKYAIIQGIKGWLTIVPFVLLISLIMNILIDNQNGSNPLLEIVLNNNNYLSFFLLFITTTLLAPLFEEIIFRGILLPTLSRDFGVISGIIFSAFIFALAHLSLGEMPPLFVLGIGLAITRIASGSLFSSVIMHSLWNGLTFLNLFLLRT, from the coding sequence ATGATCTTTAAAAATAGTTCTAAGTCAAAACTCACTTTAGCTTTTATTTCTATCGTCATAACTTTTTTTGTATGGCTACAAGGCTTTAGAGACAGTTTAAATAGACCATCTGTTTCATTTGATATTAGTCAAAAAGAGCAGGAAATTGCTGAACTATCTGTCCAGTCAATACCAGTAAATCTTAAAAAATTTTTTATCATTAATGATCCTGTTGATCAAATAAATAAATCACTCTCTGATGTCTCATTTGAAGAGTTAACAGAGAGAAATAAATTAATTCGAATAATCACTTCAGAATCAAATGATTCTTTAACTTATAAAAATATATCCAAAGATTTTAAAGATAAAAACTTTAAATCTCTGATTTATGAGATAGAAAAAAAATCTAATAATAATTCATATAAAGCAAATTCTGATAAATTTGATTTATTTAAAGGTGATAGATTTTTATATCACCTTTTAAGCAGAAAATTTGATTTTGACGATAGTGCATTAATAACAAAATCATTTTCAAGAAAAATGTTTTTTAAAATATTAGCCATAAGACTAATTCCACTTTTAACAATATTTATTGGCTCTATACTGGCTTTAAAAATATTATGGAAAACCATATATTTTAAAAAGTTTGGTTGGAAAGAAATTAAATCCTTAGATTTAGAATTAATTGATATGGTTTTATTAATTGCAGGTGGATTTGTTGTTTTAGGAGAAGTGGTATCACCTTTATTTTCTATCAGTTTGGTTGAACTTTTTTCTAAAAATATCTCTAATGAATTGTCTCAATCTTTAAAAATTTTCTTTGGATATCTTTTTATGGCCATCCCTCCATTATGGATAGTTTTTTATCAAATTAAATCATTGAATGGTGAATTTACTTTTAAAAAGGATTATTTACAGTTTAATTTCTTGCCAATAAAATATGCAATTATTCAGGGAATTAAAGGTTGGTTAACAATTGTTCCTTTTGTTTTATTGATCTCTCTAATTATGAATATTCTGATCGATAATCAGAATGGTAGTAACCCCTTGCTAGAAATTGTTCTCAATAATAATAATTACTTATCATTTTTTCTATTATTTATAACAACAACCCTATTAGCTCCTCTATTTGAAGAGATTATATTTCGCGGTATTTTACTGCCAACTCTTTCAAGAGATTTTGGAGTAATTTCGGGCATTATATTTTCAGCTTTTATCTTTGCATTAGCCCATTTAAGTTTGGGAGAAATGCCGCCATTATTTGTTCTAGGGATTGGATTAGCAATTACAAGAATTGCTTCAGGGAGTTTGTTTTCCTCAGTTATTATGCATTCTTTATGGAATGGATTGACTTTCTTAAATTTGTTCCTATTGAGGACATAA
- a CDS encoding histidine phosphatase family protein, which translates to MAIRLVLVRHGLSSFNAKGLIQGRTDDSLLTDEGYEQARKAGKALSKINFDKIYSSPLVRAAETAKTIKKTFNKEQNIVFDDNLLEVDLTEWAGLKIDEIKRKFPEIYPIWKNDPENLILKRNDNKTYKPIQELFFQATNFVEDILKIYLDKDDINILVVGHNAILRCLILLLLGKPKQCFRKIRLENASFSILNISKKDNSFKTQIECLNQTSHLNKNIPNKIGDSRIFLIRHGETNWNKEGRFQGQIDVPLNENGKDQARKTFEYLRNISFNKAFSSSMHRPYETAQIILQNNKDLKIKKIDSLVEISHGLWEGKLEAEIREEWPALLKNWHDKPEEVIMPEGECIKDVSERSVEAFDKICLSQKDNDQTLMVAHDAVNKTLICNILGINYSNIWMIKQGNGGITIIDLFNDPNKPPVISALNITTHLGGILDSTASGAL; encoded by the coding sequence ATGGCTATAAGATTAGTTTTAGTTAGGCACGGACTAAGCAGTTTCAATGCAAAAGGATTAATTCAAGGAAGAACAGACGATTCATTATTAACCGATGAAGGATACGAACAAGCCCGAAAAGCAGGAAAAGCATTATCAAAAATCAACTTCGATAAAATCTATTCCTCCCCACTTGTGAGAGCGGCAGAGACTGCAAAAACAATTAAAAAGACCTTCAATAAAGAACAAAATATTGTATTCGACGATAATTTACTAGAGGTAGATCTTACTGAATGGGCCGGTCTAAAAATTGATGAAATAAAAAGGAAATTTCCAGAAATTTACCCTATATGGAAAAATGATCCAGAAAATCTTATCCTAAAAAGAAATGACAATAAAACTTATAAACCAATTCAAGAGTTATTTTTTCAAGCAACAAATTTTGTAGAAGATATTTTAAAAATTTATCTAGACAAAGATGATATAAATATTTTAGTTGTTGGACATAATGCAATTCTCAGATGTTTAATACTCTTGTTATTAGGAAAGCCTAAGCAATGTTTTAGAAAAATAAGATTAGAAAATGCTTCTTTCTCGATACTCAATATTTCAAAGAAAGATAACTCTTTTAAGACTCAAATTGAATGCTTAAATCAAACTTCCCATCTTAATAAAAATATTCCAAATAAAATTGGAGATTCCAGAATATTTCTAATAAGGCATGGTGAAACTAACTGGAACAAAGAAGGTAGATTTCAAGGCCAAATTGATGTCCCTTTAAATGAAAACGGAAAAGATCAAGCTAGAAAGACTTTCGAATATTTGAGAAATATTTCTTTCAATAAGGCATTTTCAAGTTCAATGCATAGGCCTTATGAGACAGCCCAAATAATCCTTCAAAATAACAAAGATTTAAAAATTAAGAAAATAGATTCACTCGTAGAAATCAGTCACGGATTATGGGAGGGTAAATTGGAAGCAGAAATTAGAGAAGAGTGGCCTGCTTTACTAAAAAATTGGCATGATAAACCTGAAGAAGTAATAATGCCCGAAGGTGAATGTATAAAAGATGTATCAGAAAGGTCAGTAGAAGCTTTTGACAAAATTTGTTTATCGCAAAAGGATAATGATCAAACCCTCATGGTTGCTCATGATGCAGTCAATAAAACTCTAATTTGTAATATCCTTGGGATTAATTATTCAAATATTTGGATGATAAAACAGGGTAATGGCGGTATAACCATAATTGATCTTTTTAATGATCCTAATAAGCCCCCTGTGATTAGCGCTCTTAACATTACAACACACCTAGGGGGGATTCTTGATTCAACTGCTTCAGGAGCACTTTAA
- the lepB gene encoding signal peptidase I, translating into MPSSIKSFLKEWGILILLTFFVSSCRSFFAEPRYIPSGSMLPELQINDRLIIEKFSLRNSLPKRGDIVVFNSPYSFDKKLISSRSKPLPKKRYCFFMSFPPMSFIPGLRDQACDAYIKRVVALPGEIVSVNSSGELIINNKLIPEPYVSYKCSLSLFNNCGKFENIKVPEDHFLVLGDNRANSWDGRYWPGSKFLHKKEIIGKAYFRFWPLSQVGFLIK; encoded by the coding sequence ATGCCTAGTTCCATAAAAAGTTTTTTAAAAGAATGGGGAATACTAATTCTATTAACTTTTTTTGTTTCTTCTTGTAGATCATTTTTTGCAGAACCACGTTATATCCCCTCTGGTTCAATGCTTCCAGAATTACAAATAAATGATAGGTTAATTATTGAAAAATTTTCGCTAAGAAACTCTTTACCAAAAAGAGGAGATATTGTTGTTTTTAACTCACCTTACTCGTTTGACAAAAAATTAATTTCATCAAGGTCTAAGCCTTTACCAAAAAAAAGATATTGTTTTTTTATGAGTTTTCCTCCAATGTCGTTTATTCCTGGTTTGAGGGATCAAGCTTGCGATGCTTATATTAAAAGAGTGGTGGCCCTTCCAGGAGAAATTGTAAGTGTAAACTCTAGTGGTGAATTAATTATAAATAATAAGTTAATTCCTGAACCCTATGTCTCTTATAAGTGCTCATTATCCCTATTTAATAATTGTGGTAAATTTGAAAACATAAAAGTGCCAGAAGATCATTTTTTAGTTTTAGGTGATAATAGGGCAAATAGTTGGGATGGAAGATATTGGCCTGGAAGTAAATTTCTCCATAAAAAAGAGATAATTGGTAAAGCATATTTCAGATTTTGGCCTCTTAGTCAAGTTGGCTTTTTAATTAAATGA
- a CDS encoding Spx/MgsR family RNA polymerase-binding regulatory protein, producing the protein MKKIIFYSYLKCSTCRKAAKWLESKDFEFQLIDIVKEPPLVNYLNLALEQYSDDNKRIFNTRGKAFKTLDLDIDRLSKEEIIQLLLSDGKLIKRPFLIYEGKKVILGFNEIEYAKQFI; encoded by the coding sequence TTGAAAAAAATAATTTTTTATAGTTATTTAAAATGCTCTACATGCCGAAAAGCCGCAAAGTGGCTTGAAAGCAAAGATTTTGAATTTCAGTTAATTGATATTGTAAAAGAACCACCACTTGTTAATTATTTAAATCTAGCCTTAGAACAATACTCTGATGATAATAAAAGGATTTTTAATACAAGAGGTAAAGCCTTTAAAACACTTGATCTTGATATTGATCGTTTGTCAAAGGAAGAAATTATTCAACTTCTTTTAAGTGATGGCAAATTAATAAAAAGACCATTTTTGATTTACGAAGGGAAAAAAGTAATATTAGGTTTTAACGAAATTGAATATGCAAAACAATTTATATAA
- a CDS encoding inorganic diphosphatase: MDLSSIPPSPMKGIVNIVVEIPAGSRNKYEYCSDAGIMALDRVLHSSVRYPFDYGFIPNTLAEDGAPLDAMVIMDEPTFAGCLIKARPIGVLDMHDCGAYDGKLLCVPMANPRQANIVSINQIASNQLEDVAEFFRTSKGLDGRKVQIDGWRDFDVVENLLKSCMPLKKKNFKVLKKSNISKLN, translated from the coding sequence ATGGACCTTAGTTCAATACCTCCATCTCCAATGAAGGGAATAGTGAATATTGTTGTTGAAATACCTGCAGGTAGTAGGAATAAATATGAATATTGCTCTGACGCAGGAATAATGGCCCTAGATAGAGTATTACATTCTTCAGTGAGGTACCCTTTTGATTATGGTTTTATCCCAAATACCCTTGCTGAAGATGGAGCCCCCCTTGATGCAATGGTGATAATGGACGAACCTACTTTTGCGGGTTGTCTAATAAAAGCTAGACCTATTGGAGTTTTGGATATGCATGATTGTGGTGCATATGATGGAAAACTTTTATGTGTGCCTATGGCTAATCCTAGGCAGGCTAACATAGTTAGCATTAATCAAATTGCTTCTAATCAGCTTGAGGATGTTGCAGAATTTTTTAGAACAAGTAAAGGACTTGATGGAAGAAAAGTTCAAATTGATGGTTGGAGGGATTTTGATGTAGTTGAAAATTTATTGAAAAGTTGTATGCCTCTAAAAAAGAAAAACTTTAAAGTACTTAAGAAATCAAATATTAGTAAATTAAATTGA
- a CDS encoding proline--tRNA ligase, with protein sequence MRVTTSFPLGTLRDTPSEAEIISHQLLLKAGYIRRVNSGIYAYMPLMLRVIEKISAVIEKELNSIGCTKLLLPQLHPADLWKKSERWEGYTAGEGIMFNLKDRQGKEFGLAPTHEEVITSIASDTINSYKQLPQCFYQIQTKFRDEIRPRFGLMRSREFIMKDGYSFHSSENDLASFYEKMGNAYENIFKSCGLQTVGVEADSGAIGGASSKEYMVTADAGEDSILFTQSGSYAANIEKAISLPSQPIPLKDNIAEWLETPHQKTILEVCNNNNLDPSQIIKVVVFLAQFEGKFEVPILACIRGDQHINEVKLFNLINKLHHFNLVNLKKIEDKNTFEKNLFDLPFGFIGPDLDNKTIKASSNWEKKWTRIIDHSASDLSKFVSGGNKVNFHKVFQEFSFDSKDYLIGDIRNAKKGDKVSIYDDEELKEKKGIEIGHIFQLGQKYSEKLNAKFSDKDGQLKNLWMGCYGIGVTRIAQAAIEQNHDQKGICWPIQISPFEVIIIPTNLKDPIQSDLTEQIYNNFLINKIDVLLDDRNDRAGVKFKDAELIGIPFQIIIGRDSINKEVELLCRTNNTNLKISTDKLLETFISESKIMYNKKS encoded by the coding sequence ATGCGCGTGACCACCTCATTTCCTCTGGGGACACTTCGTGACACACCTTCTGAAGCTGAGATTATTTCACATCAATTACTTTTAAAAGCTGGGTATATTCGCAGAGTTAACAGCGGTATTTATGCATACATGCCACTAATGCTTAGAGTTATTGAAAAAATATCCGCAGTAATAGAGAAAGAACTTAATAGTATTGGTTGTACAAAATTACTATTACCACAACTTCATCCTGCAGATTTATGGAAAAAAAGTGAAAGGTGGGAAGGATATACTGCAGGTGAAGGAATAATGTTTAATCTCAAAGATAGACAAGGTAAAGAATTTGGTTTAGCACCAACTCACGAAGAGGTGATCACTAGTATTGCATCAGATACCATCAACTCTTATAAGCAATTACCTCAATGTTTTTACCAAATTCAGACAAAATTTAGAGATGAAATAAGGCCAAGGTTTGGATTGATGAGAAGTAGAGAATTCATAATGAAAGATGGTTATTCTTTTCATTCTTCAGAAAACGATCTGGCTTCTTTCTATGAAAAAATGGGTAATGCTTATGAAAATATTTTTAAATCTTGTGGACTGCAGACAGTAGGGGTTGAAGCTGATAGTGGAGCAATTGGCGGTGCTTCATCTAAAGAATATATGGTAACTGCTGATGCTGGGGAAGATTCCATTTTGTTCACTCAAAGCGGTTCTTATGCTGCCAATATCGAAAAAGCTATTTCTCTACCCTCTCAACCTATTCCACTAAAAGATAATATTGCAGAGTGGTTGGAAACGCCTCATCAAAAAACAATACTAGAAGTTTGCAATAATAACAATTTAGACCCAAGTCAGATTATTAAAGTAGTAGTATTCCTTGCACAGTTCGAAGGTAAATTTGAGGTCCCAATTCTTGCATGCATAAGAGGCGATCAACACATTAATGAAGTAAAGCTTTTTAACTTAATCAATAAACTTCATCACTTCAATCTTGTTAATCTTAAAAAGATTGAAGACAAAAATACTTTCGAAAAAAATCTATTTGATTTACCCTTTGGTTTTATCGGGCCAGATTTAGATAATAAAACTATTAAAGCTAGTTCTAATTGGGAAAAAAAATGGACAAGAATAATTGACCATTCTGCAAGTGACCTCTCAAAGTTTGTAAGTGGTGGGAATAAAGTTAATTTCCATAAAGTTTTTCAAGAATTTTCTTTTGATTCGAAAGACTATCTAATTGGGGATATCAGGAATGCCAAAAAAGGAGATAAAGTAAGTATTTATGATGATGAAGAACTTAAAGAAAAAAAAGGTATCGAGATTGGACATATTTTCCAACTAGGTCAGAAATATAGTGAAAAATTAAATGCAAAGTTCTCTGATAAGGATGGTCAGTTAAAAAATTTATGGATGGGTTGTTACGGGATAGGAGTGACAAGAATAGCTCAAGCGGCTATCGAACAGAATCATGATCAAAAAGGAATTTGTTGGCCTATCCAGATTTCTCCTTTTGAAGTTATTATTATCCCAACAAACCTAAAAGATCCTATTCAAAGTGATCTTACTGAGCAAATCTATAACAACTTTTTAATTAATAAAATTGATGTCCTTCTTGATGATAGAAACGACAGAGCTGGAGTGAAATTTAAAGATGCGGAATTAATTGGTATTCCTTTTCAGATAATTATTGGCAGAGATTCTATTAATAAAGAAGTAGAACTTTTATGCAGAACAAATAATACTAATCTTAAAATTAGTACTGATAAATTGTTAGAAACATTTATTTCCGAATCTAAAATAATGTACAATAAAAAGTCTTGA
- the psb27 gene encoding photosystem II protein Psb27, with protein MLLKWTSKIFFKNIAKAISFAISLIVAFTLFSSPSIAAKTAMTGDYTKDTISVVKTLQTAVDTPKDSPNKDEVRSEALTLITDYISRYRNRGMVNKTQSFTTMQTALNAMAGHYKNFASRPLPDKLKERLTKEFSLAEKMVLRES; from the coding sequence ATGTTACTGAAATGGACATCAAAAATTTTTTTTAAGAATATTGCCAAAGCTATATCTTTTGCAATATCCTTAATTGTTGCTTTTACACTATTTAGTTCCCCTTCCATAGCTGCAAAAACCGCTATGACAGGTGACTATACAAAGGATACAATTTCAGTTGTTAAAACATTACAAACAGCTGTTGATACTCCAAAAGATTCTCCAAATAAAGATGAAGTAAGAAGTGAGGCTCTTACACTCATAACTGACTATATTTCAAGATATAGAAATAGAGGGATGGTGAATAAAACACAATCATTTACCACAATGCAAACAGCATTAAATGCTATGGCAGGTCATTACAAAAACTTTGCAAGTAGACCTTTACCAGATAAACTTAAAGAGCGTTTAACCAAAGAATTTTCTCTTGCTGAAAAAATGGTTCTAAGAGAAAGTTGA
- a CDS encoding adenylosuccinate synthase: MANVVVIGAQWGDEGKGKITDLLSRSADVVVRYQGGVNAGHTIVVDDKVLKLHLIPSGILYKNTSCLIGSGTVVDPKILLKEIDMLIDNGIDISGLKISSTSHVTMPYHRILDEAMEADRGSNKIGTTGRGIGPTYADKSQRNGIRIRDLLNKERLSDVIEIPLREKNGLLEKIYGIKPLKLEDIIEEYLNYGERLSKHVVDCTRTIHAASKNKKNILFEGAQGTLLDLDHGTYPYVTSSNPISGGACIGAGVGPTLIDRVIGVAKAYTTRVGEGPFPTELQGSINDQLCDRGSEFGTTTGRRRRCGWFDGVIGKYAVSVNGLDCLAVTKLDVLDELDEIQVCIAYDLDGEEIDYFPTNSDDLKKCKPIFKKLKGWQCSTADCRKLSDLPENAMNYLRFLAELMEVPIAIVSLGANRDQTIVIEDPIHGPKRALLR; the protein is encoded by the coding sequence TTGGCCAATGTTGTTGTAATCGGCGCCCAATGGGGTGACGAAGGAAAAGGTAAAATAACGGATTTACTTAGTCGTTCGGCAGATGTTGTCGTTCGCTATCAAGGGGGAGTAAATGCGGGTCATACTATAGTTGTAGATGATAAAGTCTTAAAATTACATTTAATTCCCTCAGGGATACTTTATAAAAATACTTCTTGTCTAATTGGTTCGGGAACTGTTGTAGATCCAAAAATCTTGCTTAAAGAAATTGACATGTTAATTGATAATGGAATTGATATCTCAGGTTTAAAAATTTCATCAACATCACATGTAACAATGCCCTACCACCGAATATTAGATGAAGCGATGGAGGCTGATAGAGGTTCAAACAAAATAGGGACAACAGGTCGTGGGATTGGCCCAACTTATGCGGATAAATCACAAAGAAATGGCATTAGGATAAGAGACTTGCTCAATAAGGAAAGGCTTAGTGATGTTATCGAAATTCCATTAAGAGAAAAAAACGGTCTACTAGAAAAAATCTATGGCATTAAACCACTTAAATTAGAAGATATTATTGAAGAATATCTTAACTATGGGGAAAGATTGTCAAAGCATGTTGTTGACTGTACGAGGACTATCCATGCAGCCTCAAAAAATAAGAAGAATATTCTTTTCGAAGGGGCTCAAGGGACTCTACTTGACTTAGATCATGGAACTTATCCTTATGTCACCTCATCAAACCCCATATCAGGAGGGGCATGTATTGGGGCTGGAGTAGGTCCAACTTTAATTGATAGAGTCATAGGTGTCGCAAAAGCTTATACCACAAGAGTAGGTGAAGGGCCATTCCCAACTGAATTACAAGGAAGTATTAATGATCAACTCTGTGATAGAGGCAGTGAATTTGGAACCACTACTGGGAGAAGGAGAAGATGTGGGTGGTTTGATGGAGTTATTGGTAAATATGCTGTATCTGTAAATGGTCTTGATTGTTTAGCCGTTACGAAACTTGATGTGTTAGATGAATTAGATGAGATTCAAGTTTGCATTGCATATGATCTCGATGGAGAGGAAATAGACTACTTTCCTACAAATTCAGATGACTTAAAAAAATGTAAGCCAATCTTCAAAAAATTAAAAGGTTGGCAATGTTCAACTGCAGATTGTAGAAAACTATCTGATCTCCCAGAGAATGCTATGAATTATCTAAGATTTTTAGCTGAATTAATGGAGGTTCCAATTGCAATTGTCTCGTTGGGGGCGAATAGAGATCAAACTATAGTTATTGAAGACCCAATACATGGTCCTAAAAGAGCACTGCTAAGGTAA
- a CDS encoding adenosine kinase, whose product MKESFRHFEHKKVDLIGLGNAIVDIIVNIADEFLEINNLDKGSMNLINSDESQRLLENCKVIKQISGGSSANTVVSLAELGNHVQFIGRVKNDQFGNFFSDDIKKSKTIFNTLPTIEGAPTAHSIILVTPDAQRTMCTYLGASVEFEPKDIDFTVIKESKYLYLEGYLWDSELAKKAFIKAAQIAKQSNTKIILSLSDSFCVDRHRESFLELIYEYVDIVFCNESEVLSLFKNDKLSSCQEDLSSLCELVIVTLGSNGSLIVNKNNVEIIESITKGKIIDTTGAGDIYAGGFIHGLINNCSLKKCGEIASICAGQIITQLGSRSDIDLKELIKYI is encoded by the coding sequence ATGAAGGAATCCTTTAGACATTTTGAACATAAAAAAGTTGATCTAATTGGTCTGGGAAACGCAATAGTAGATATTATTGTAAATATTGCAGATGAATTTCTTGAGATAAATAATCTGGATAAAGGATCAATGAATCTAATTAATTCTGATGAATCTCAGAGATTGTTAGAAAATTGCAAAGTGATCAAACAAATTTCAGGTGGGTCCTCAGCAAATACCGTTGTTTCTTTGGCAGAATTAGGCAATCATGTGCAGTTTATAGGAAGAGTGAAAAATGATCAATTTGGGAATTTCTTTTCTGACGATATAAAAAAAAGTAAAACAATATTTAATACTCTACCAACTATTGAAGGTGCTCCAACAGCTCATTCAATCATTTTGGTTACACCTGATGCACAAAGAACTATGTGCACTTACCTAGGAGCATCTGTAGAGTTTGAACCAAAAGACATTGACTTTACTGTAATTAAGGAAAGTAAATACTTATATTTAGAAGGATATTTATGGGACAGCGAATTAGCTAAAAAAGCTTTTATTAAAGCCGCCCAAATTGCAAAACAATCTAATACAAAAATAATTCTTTCTTTGTCTGATTCATTTTGTGTAGATAGACATCGTGAGAGTTTCTTGGAATTAATTTATGAATATGTAGATATTGTTTTTTGTAATGAATCCGAGGTGTTAAGTCTATTTAAAAATGATAAATTATCAAGCTGCCAAGAAGACCTATCTTCCCTATGTGAATTAGTCATAGTAACTCTTGGAAGCAATGGTTCTCTCATAGTTAACAAAAATAATGTTGAAATAATTGAATCAATAACGAAAGGCAAGATTATTGATACTACAGGAGCAGGAGATATCTATGCTGGAGGATTTATCCATGGATTAATAAACAATTGTTCCCTCAAAAAATGCGGAGAGATAGCTTCAATTTGTGCGGGGCAAATAATTACGCAATTAGGATCTAGATCGGATATTGATCTTAAAGAGTTAATAAAATATATTTAA
- the cutA gene encoding divalent-cation tolerance protein CutA, whose translation MEILVMITTESSNANAVRLAKLLIEEKIAACVSIKQIFSVYKWDDDIQETKEFEITIKSKLEFKDCLIDFVNKNSTYDVPQIIYKKYHAEMKYYDWLNKTI comes from the coding sequence GTGGAAATATTAGTAATGATCACAACTGAATCAAGTAACGCGAATGCTGTGCGATTAGCTAAATTACTCATAGAAGAAAAAATTGCAGCTTGTGTTTCCATAAAGCAAATTTTTTCAGTTTATAAGTGGGATGATGATATTCAAGAAACTAAAGAGTTTGAAATTACAATAAAAAGTAAACTTGAATTTAAAGATTGTTTAATTGATTTCGTAAATAAAAATAGCACATATGATGTCCCTCAAATTATTTACAAAAAATACCATGCTGAGATGAAATATTATGATTGGTTAAATAAGACTATTTGA
- a CDS encoding precorrin-6A/cobalt-precorrin-6A reductase — MQNQGNCYKNVWILSGTSDGPVIANSLLELNYSVFASVLTYKAGQAYIENPKLHIITGKLNNKDEVINFINKNKIKCVVDATHPFAEIISKNLNNACKEINIPLLLFERKSLIKNTNNFFYIDDLKDINKIDMENKNILLAIGSRFLNDTANYYINCKANVFTRVLPTYESITKAFGSCIKNSNIAILEPSKNNKSILEKKLCDFWDIDYVLCRESGSYSQKNWESIVSGSKMKLFLVKRPKFKNDYSYSFDQYHNLINHIIKNIDV; from the coding sequence ATGCAGAATCAAGGAAATTGCTATAAAAATGTTTGGATCCTATCAGGAACCTCGGATGGACCTGTAATAGCTAATAGCCTTCTTGAACTTAATTATTCAGTCTTTGCAAGTGTTTTAACTTATAAAGCAGGGCAAGCTTATATTGAAAATCCAAAGTTACATATCATTACGGGTAAATTAAATAATAAAGATGAAGTAATTAATTTCATAAATAAAAATAAAATCAAATGCGTTGTCGATGCCACTCATCCTTTTGCCGAAATAATTTCTAAAAATCTTAATAATGCATGTAAAGAGATTAATATACCTCTCTTACTATTTGAGAGGAAATCTCTAATAAAAAACACTAATAATTTTTTTTATATTGATGATTTAAAGGATATAAATAAAATTGATATGGAAAATAAGAATATTCTTCTGGCAATAGGATCAAGATTCCTTAACGATACAGCTAATTATTATATTAATTGTAAAGCAAATGTATTTACAAGGGTACTTCCAACTTATGAAAGTATAACTAAAGCTTTTGGATCATGTATTAAAAATTCAAACATAGCGATACTTGAACCGAGTAAAAATAATAAAAGCATTTTAGAAAAAAAACTTTGTGATTTTTGGGACATAGATTATGTTCTATGTAGAGAATCTGGAAGTTATTCTCAGAAAAACTGGGAGAGTATAGTTTCTGGAAGTAAAATGAAGTTATTTTTGGTTAAAAGGCCGAAATTTAAAAATGATTATTCTTACTCTTTTGATCAATATCACAATTTGATAAATCACATAATTAAAAATATTGATGTTTAA
- a CDS encoding single-stranded DNA-binding protein: MNHCLIQAVINSAPQMRYTKENQTPIAEMIVNFKGLRSEDPTRDLKIIGWGNIAQEMVNELKEGQNIVIEGRLKMNSVTRKDGTKEKQPELTASKIHQISPIEVIKSDKKENNESFEKKESDKSSNWDTSPLVPEVDEIPF, encoded by the coding sequence ATGAATCATTGTTTAATTCAGGCGGTCATTAATAGCGCTCCCCAAATGAGGTATACCAAAGAAAACCAAACTCCAATTGCAGAAATGATTGTTAATTTTAAAGGATTACGTAGTGAAGATCCAACCAGAGATCTCAAGATCATAGGTTGGGGAAATATTGCCCAAGAAATGGTAAATGAACTGAAGGAGGGGCAAAATATTGTTATTGAGGGACGTCTAAAGATGAATTCTGTTACTAGAAAAGACGGAACGAAAGAAAAGCAACCAGAACTAACAGCTTCAAAGATCCATCAAATATCGCCAATTGAGGTTATTAAGTCTGATAAAAAAGAAAATAACGAGTCATTTGAAAAAAAAGAAAGCGATAAAAGTTCTAATTGGGATACTTCTCCTCTTGTTCCAGAAGTTGACGAAATACCTTTTTAA